Proteins encoded in a region of the Bacteroidales bacterium genome:
- a CDS encoding SDR family NAD(P)-dependent oxidoreductase, with amino-acid sequence MKKLSDKLILITGASSGIGAETAKVISSKNATVILLARSCEKLEQVADQIKQQGGKSYYYAVDLSNCEQVESIAQRIKKEAGIPDIIINNAGAGRWLTIEETSAEELKEMIALPYLAAFYITKAFITEMKMRGTGHIINLTSDASYLPKGMALGYSAARFAFRGFSEGLRGYLQASGITVSLAVFGKVESSYWKNNPGSEKRIPKSTPFMPTLTTNQVGNYIVKIIEKNKRILIKPGIFKALFWSYRHWPDQIAKRMNKTV; translated from the coding sequence ATGAAAAAACTTAGCGATAAACTGATTCTTATTACTGGTGCTTCAAGTGGAATTGGCGCTGAAACTGCAAAAGTGATAAGCAGTAAAAATGCAACAGTAATCTTATTAGCCCGAAGCTGTGAAAAACTGGAACAAGTTGCAGATCAGATTAAGCAACAAGGGGGCAAGTCATATTATTATGCTGTAGACTTATCCAATTGTGAGCAGGTTGAATCGATAGCACAAAGGATTAAAAAGGAAGCTGGTATTCCGGATATAATCATCAACAACGCAGGGGCAGGCCGATGGCTGACTATCGAAGAAACCTCTGCTGAAGAGCTGAAAGAAATGATTGCTTTACCCTATTTGGCAGCATTTTATATTACAAAAGCTTTTATTACCGAAATGAAAATGCGGGGTACAGGACATATCATCAACCTCACTTCAGATGCATCTTACTTACCAAAAGGGATGGCTCTGGGTTATTCAGCAGCACGATTTGCCTTTCGTGGATTTTCAGAAGGCTTAAGAGGATATCTTCAGGCATCAGGTATTACCGTGTCATTAGCCGTGTTTGGAAAAGTTGAAAGCAGTTACTGGAAAAACAATCCTGGCAGTGAGAAAAGAATTCCAAAATCAACACCATTTATGCCAACACTAACCACCAATCAGGTTGGAAATTACATAGTCAAGATAATTGAAAAGAATAAACGGATTTTGATTAAACCGGGTATTTTCAAGGCTCTTTTCTGGTCATACCGTCATTGGCCCGATCAGATAGCAAAACGTATGAATAAAACCGTATAA
- a CDS encoding toprim domain-containing protein, translated as MGNENRCSVVSLTGISTFAKKAVDILAGYSRVNLYLDNDTAGKETVRFFQAHHPNAVDHSSHIFPDHKDFSEFWVKTSAKNYFKYYYLRGEICPVRASYPYLPHHGLKLSGSNWDRHH; from the coding sequence ATGGGCAATGAAAATCGGTGCAGCGTGGTCAGTTTAACCGGTATATCCACCTTCGCCAAAAAAGCGGTGGATATTCTTGCCGGGTATTCCAGAGTAAATCTATACCTGGATAATGATACGGCAGGTAAAGAAACCGTACGGTTTTTTCAGGCACATCATCCCAATGCAGTGGATCATTCATCACACATCTTTCCGGATCACAAAGATTTTAGCGAGTTCTGGGTAAAAACATCAGCAAAAAATTACTTCAAGTATTATTACCTCAGAGGAGAAATCTGTCCTGTGAGAGCATCATATCCTTATCTACCTCATCATGGATTGAAACTGAGTGGATCCAACTGGGATCGGCATCATTAA
- a CDS encoding DUF4397 domain-containing protein, with translation MKTARKTLLLIAIFMVTISFTLSAQSRVQVIHNSADAAATVVDVWLNDMMLIDNFAFRTASPFIDAPAGVDFDVVIQPANSTDTTNALARFTYNLDPMKKYILVANGIVSGSGYDPIKPFDIYVYDMAREEATMSGNTDVLVFHGSTDAPVVDIYENIVVNGTIIDNLTYEDFRGYLELPTTNYQIEVRDETGTVTVATYNAPLGILGLDGAALTIVASGFLNPGNNSDGAPFGLFVVLPSGGAFIALPETTGVEERLIDAESISTYPNPSVERVNIDFKLLESSDVTITLMNLTGTTVYSENLGFISDQAHTYRLDVAGLPAGIYVVMLTAGPTKVGKKIHVIK, from the coding sequence ATGAAAACTGCCAGAAAAACTTTACTCTTGATTGCCATCTTTATGGTAACAATCTCCTTTACCCTGTCCGCCCAGTCCCGCGTGCAGGTCATCCACAACTCGGCCGATGCCGCTGCGACAGTGGTCGATGTGTGGCTCAACGATATGATGCTCATCGATAACTTCGCTTTCCGTACGGCCTCTCCATTTATCGATGCTCCGGCAGGCGTTGACTTCGACGTGGTCATCCAGCCCGCCAACTCTACCGATACCACTAATGCGCTGGCGCGGTTCACCTACAACCTGGACCCGATGAAAAAGTACATCCTGGTGGCCAACGGCATTGTCAGCGGCTCAGGCTATGACCCTATCAAGCCCTTCGACATCTATGTCTACGATATGGCACGCGAAGAAGCCACCATGAGTGGCAACACCGACGTGCTGGTGTTCCACGGTTCAACGGATGCCCCGGTGGTGGATATTTATGAAAACATCGTTGTAAACGGTACCATCATTGACAATCTCACCTATGAGGATTTCAGGGGTTACCTGGAGTTACCCACTACCAATTACCAGATCGAGGTCAGGGATGAAACCGGAACCGTAACGGTTGCGACCTACAATGCACCCCTGGGCATTCTGGGATTGGATGGTGCTGCGCTGACCATTGTTGCATCCGGTTTTCTCAATCCGGGTAATAACAGCGATGGTGCCCCCTTTGGATTGTTTGTCGTGCTTCCTTCTGGCGGTGCATTTATTGCCCTGCCGGAAACCACTGGCGTCGAGGAACGGCTGATCGATGCTGAATCTATTTCCACCTACCCCAACCCCTCTGTGGAACGTGTAAATATTGATTTCAAATTGCTCGAATCCTCGGATGTTACCATTACCCTGATGAACCTGACCGGGACCACTGTTTACAGTGAAAACCTTGGTTTCATATCAGACCAGGCGCACACCTATCGTTTGGATGTGGCCGGCTTACCGGCAGGAATTTACGTTGTCATGCTGACCGCCGGTCCGACAAAGGTGGGTAAAAAGATTCATGTAATTAAATAA